ACGTCTCTGGCGTGAAGGCGGACGTCGGCCTGAGCGGGGCGAAGGTAGAGCTGGAGAGCCTTGCCTCGCTGGTCAACGGTGCCATTGCTTTTGACTCCCCGGAAGCATCAAAACCGGCAGAGAGCGATGACGAGTTCGGCTTGTATAAAGATCTGGCCCACAGCCAGCGCGGGGTGATCGTGAAACTCGCCCTGCCCGGTGGCGAGGGGCTGAAAGCTGGCTCTACCCCGCTGATGTACCAGGGGCTGGAGGTCGGTGAGCTGACCAAGCTCGATCTTAACCCCGGCGGCGCGGTGAGCGGAGAGATGACCGTTGACCCCAGCGTGGTTAATCTCCTGCGCGCCAATACGCGCATTGAGATGCGCAGCCCCAAGCTCTCTTTAGACAATGCCAGCGTGAGTTCGCTGCTTACCGGCACCACCCTTGAACTGGTCCCGGGGGAAGGCGAGCCGCGAGACAATTTTGTCGTGTTACCCGCAGACAAAACCCTGCTTCAGGAGCCGGGCGTGGTGACGCTAACCCTGACCGCCCCGGAGAGCTACGGCATTGACGCAGGTCAGCCCATCGTGCTGCACGGGGTACGGATAGGCCAGGTACTGGAGCGCAATCTGTCTGCGAAAGGCGTCTCCTTTGCCGTGGCTATCGATCCCCAGTACCGTGAACTGGTGCAGGGCGACAGCAAGTTTGTGGTTAACAGCCGGGTTGATGTCAAAGTAGGCCTGGACGGCATAGAGTTCCTTGCCGCCAGCGCCAACGAGTGGATCAGCGGCGGGATCCGCATCCTACCGGGAACCAAAGGCGAGATAAAATCTACCTATCCGCTGTTCGCAAACGTCGATAAGGCGATAGAAAACAGCCTCAGCGACCTGCCGACTACTACCCTGACCCTGACCGCCGAGAAGCTACCGGACGTGCAGGCCGGTTCGGTGGTGCTCTATCGTAAGTTTGAGGTAGGTGAGGTCATCAACGTCCGTCCACGCGCTAATGCGTTTGATATTCAGCTGCACGTTAAGCCGGAGTATCAGTCCCTGCTGACACCTAACAGCGTCTTCTGGGCTGAAGGTGGCGCGAAAGTGCAGCTTAACGGCAGCGGGCTAACGGTGCAGGCTTCCCCGCTTGCCAGAGCCATCAAGGGTGCGGTGAGCTTTGATAACCTTAACGGTGCCAACGCCTCTACTCGCAAAGGCGACAAGCGGATCCTCTTCCCGTCAGAAACTGCGGCGCGTGCCGTGGGCGGACAGATCAAACTCCACGCTTTTGATGCAGGCAAGCTTGCCCCTGGCATGCCGATCAAATACCTGGGCATTGATATCGGCCAGGTGCAGGATCTGGAGCTGATTACCGAGCGTAACGAAGTGCAGGCCACCGCCGTGCTCTATCCAGAGTATGTGAACACCTTTGCCCGCAGCGGTACGCGCTTCTCGGTGATTACGCCGCAGATCTCAGCGGCCGGGGTTGAGCATCTTGATACTATTCTGCAACCCTATATCAACGTTGAGCCGGGCCGGGGCGGTACTGCCCGCCGGGAGTTTGAACTGCAGGAAGCCACCATCGCTGACTCACGCTATGTCGACGGCCTGAGCATTGTGGTTGAGGCCCCTGAAGCGGGCGGGCTGAACATCGGTACGCCGGTGCTGTTCCGCGGCATTGAGGTGGGCACGGTGACCGGCCTGACCCTGGGCACGCTCTCGGACCGGGTCATGGTTGGCCTGCGCATCAGCAAGCGCTTCGAGCACCTGGTGCGTAACAACTCGGTGTTCTGGCTGGCATCAGGTTACTCGCTGGACTTCGGTCTGGTGGGCGGCGTGGTGAAAACCGGCACCTTTAACCAGTTCATCCGCGGCGGCATTGCGTTCGCAACCCCACCGGGGACCCCGCTGGCACCGAAGGCGCAAACCGGCAAACACTTCCTGCTGCAGGATAGCGAGCCGAAAGAGTGGCGCACCTGGGGCACTGCCCTGCCACGCTAACCCCCTGCTCCGGCGCGCCTGCTGCGCCGGAGCGTTTTATGCTACACTGCGCCCCCTGATTTGTTGCTGGTGGTGTAATTCGTGGCTCATAACGCTGTCTATCTTCCTGAAGAATTTCTTGCGCAGATGCGTCTGGCTATGCCGACGCATCTCTCCTTCGATGACTTTATTGCCGCCTGCCAGCGTCCGCTGCGCCGCAGCATTCGGGTCAACACGCTTAAAATCTCCGTGGCAGCGTTTCTGGATCTGGTCGCCCCCTATGGCTGGCAACTGACGCCGGTTCCGTGGTGCGAAGAGGGATTCTGGATCGAGCGTGAAGATGAAGAGGCGCTGCCGCTTGGCAGCACCGCCGAGCACCTCAGCGGACTGTTTTACATTCAGGAAGCCAGCTCAATGCTGCCGGTTAGCGCCCTCTTCGCCGACGGCAACCAGCCTCAGCGAGTAATGGACGTTGCCGCCGCGCCCGGGTCAAAAACCACCCAGATCGCCGCGCGGATGGATAACACCGGGGCGATCCTCGCCAATGAATTCTCCGCCAGCCGGGTGAAAGTTCTGCATGCCAATATCAGCCGCTGTGGGATCCGCAACGTGGCTCTGACCCACTTCGATGGTCGGGTATTCGGCGCGGCGCTGCCCGAAACCTTTGACGCTATCCTGCTGGACGCGCCCTGCTCCGGTGAAGGCGTGGTGCGTAAAGACCCCGATGCCTTGAAAAACTGGTCCGTTGCCAGCAATCTGGAGATCGCCGATACCCAGCGGGAGCTGATTGACAGCGCCTTTCACGCTCTGCGCCCCGGCGGGACGCTGATCTACTCAACCTGCACCTTAAATCGGGATGAGAACGAAGCGATTTGTCACTGGCTCAAGGCCCGCTACTCCGATGCGGTTGAGTTCTTGCCGCTGGGGGATCTGTTTGCCGATGCCACGCAGGCGTTGACCCCCGACGGCTTCCTGCACGTCTTCCCACAAATTTTCGATTGTGAAGGGTTCTTTGTGGCCCGACTGCGTAAAACGGCCTCGGTCGAGCCGCTGCCTGCGCCCGGCTATAAGATGGGTAAATTCCCTTTCTCGCCCGTTAAAGGCCGGGAGAGCGCCCAGATAATTCAGGCGGCAGCAGCCTCCGGGCTGCATTGGGACGACACATTACGCCTTTGGCAGCGTGATAAAGAGCTGTGGCTCTTCCCAGAGCAGATCGAAGCGTTGATCGGAAAAGTCCGCTTCTCGCGCATCGGCATTAAGCTCGCCGAGACACATAACAAAGGCTACCGCTGGCAGCATGAGGCGGTGATTGCCCTTGCCGGAACCGATAATCCGCTGGCCTTTGAGCTAGACCCTGCTGAAGCAGAAGAGTGGTATCGCGGCCGGGATATCTACCCGCAGGCGGCAATCGCGCATGACGAGGTGATTGTAACGTTCCAGGGGCAGCCCCTTGGTCTGGCAAAAAAAGTCGGCTCGCGCCTTAAGAACAGCTACCCTCGGGAGCTGGTTCGCGACGGTCGTCTGTTTGGTAGCAAAGCGTAAGTCCGGAAAAAAAGCGCACTTTTTGACTGGCGGGATAGGTCATGTTGTACCAGGCTGAAAAATAGGGTGACTGTACTGGTCGTACCACATTTCGCAGATCAATGGAGAGCATTATGACGAAAACTACCGTGCGCATTGGCCAATTTGAGATAGATGATGCTGAGCTGCAAGGCAATGAGCCAGGAGAGCGGACGTTACGCATTCCATGCAGCTCCGATCCCGATTTATGTATGCAGCTTGATGCCTGGGACGCTGATACCAGCATTCCGGCGCTGCTCAACGGCGAACAGTCCGTGCTGTACCGTGAACATTACGATCAACAAACCGATACCTGGATTATGCGCCTCGGCTGATATCCGTTGAACCCGCCGCCCGGCGGGTTATTTATGCATACCCTGCCCAGCCAGTTATTTACGCCTGGAATTTCCTCTCTTTACCTTCATCCCCTACACTTAACCTAAGCGGTACGGAAGTGAGGATGGAATGGTCGCGCTGGTTCTCTTTATTTGCTACCTGGATGGTGGCTGCGATGACATCGTTATCGATGTATACAATACCGAACAGCAGTGCCTGGTCTCTATGGAGGAGCAGCGCATCCGTCACGGCGGCTGCTATCCGGTAGAGGACTTTGTCGACGGCTTCTGGCGACCGGCTCAGGAGTTTAGCGATTTTTAATAGGGCAAAGCTGGGTGATGCGCCCAGTACTCTCTTTCACATAGACGGGGCTGATTAGCTTTCTGCACCTTTGCGTGAATAGAACTTATAAAAATCGAAGTCCATGATAAACATCGTTATCCTATTGATTATTAACTTATGTAGAGTGATTGCCACCGTAAGAGATAAGCTGAAAATTATTGCCGAGAAAGCCAGCGTAATCTGAACGGCGATATAGTAGAGTACATGGGTGTAGTCTCTCTGCTTGCGCATGTCCGGATAGCATTTTAGTACAAACGTCACCTTATGGGCCGTAGCGGGCGTCATGATTTTGAGCAATAATGCGTGCTTTCACCTTTGCCCCGACATGATAAGGAAGCAGGTTGCATGCTGCGCTCGCCAGTTCGTCGTCCTGAAATTGATAATATAAAAGGCTTGCTTATTGTTTTAACGGTGCTGGCACATTCCATGGAGCTAGTACCTCCCCAGCCGCAGCTGATGCATTTTTATAATTTCATCTATATCTTCCATATGCCAGCCTTTCTTTTTTTATCGGGCTATCTGTCCCGTGGCGGAACGGAGTTTAACGCCACAAAAGTGGTGACCCAGCTATTTATTCCTTTTCTTCTTTTTAACGGCGTATACGAAATCGCCTGGTTTTTACAAACCGGTGCGGCATCGAAATATCTTATCAACTTCGCGCCCTGCTGGATCCTGTGGTTTGTTTTTAGCCTGATGTGTCTGCGCCTGCTCTCGCCGATAATGATAGCCTTCAAAGGATCGTTGGCGCTGGCCGTGGCCATCGGGGTTATCTCATCCCTCTTTGTCTATAACGGTTTTGTGCTTAGTCTGTCACGCACGTTGGTGTTTTTGCCCTACTATATCGCTGGCTGCCTCGTCTGGCGCTATACGGCCGGAGAGCTACCGCTGAAACTTCCCGGCTTCGCCCTTCCTACTGCTGTGCTATTCCTTGGCTTTTGCTTTTATATCGCTCCCAGCCTGAATATTGTGGCCCTCTACGGCAATGCACCGCTGGCTGGCACAGGTATGCCACCAGATGAGATCATCGCTATTCGCCTTGGATACTATGTTTTAAGCTCGCTTGCAGTTATCACTGTATGTATCGTCGCGGCTCGCTTTAACTGGCTACGTAAGCTCGGAGAAAATGCGCTTTATATCTATTTATGGCACGGACTACTGCTCAAATTTGTCATCAGCAATGATCTATCCTGGCTGAGCAATTCAGTGCCGCTGCTCTTGATTGAGCTGCTTGCTATGGCAGTTATCATCACCCTGCTTTTTTCCCGTCAGGTTGTGGCTCGCTTTACGCGCGCGTTGTTTGATAAGCTTCAGCAAATGCTGCTAAAAAAACACACCAGTGAAAATGCAGGCTAACAAAAAATGTACTAATGCCTCAAAAATCCCTGGACGCCCGTAGGGCCGAGTATGTTATGGTTTGACCTGAATACAGAGAATTGATGAAATTTTCGCGGCGTTTAGTTGGGAGACTAAAAAGGCTGAGTATTCAAAAAGATAAAAAAAGACCGAATACGATTCCTGTATTCGGTCCAGGGAAATGGCTCTTGGGAGAGAGCCGTGCGCTAAAAGTTGGCATTAATGCAGGCTAAATACGCCTGGCACTTTAAGAATAGATGACAGCGCCAGCTTTTCCAGTCCACACTCTCTGTGGCAGGAAAAAAGAGTGATTGTCACGGCCGTAAACAAAAAAACCGCAACGCTTCGTTAATGAAGCCTGCGGTTTTTTGTTATGAATCACGCCGACATTAGCAGAGCGTTTCGGCACGCTCGATAAATGGGGCAAGGCTCATCTTTTCCCCAGGCTTAGCGGGATCGTCAACCTGAATAGTGGAGATGGGCTGGCCGCTGTTCTCGCCTTTGGCGACCTGCTGCTCCGCAGCATCGTTGAGCGGATACTGCACCAGCGTGCTGGGGTTGATAGCAAACAGCGCATGGCCGGGACGGCAGGTGAGCATCACCTCTTCGCGGTTAAACGCCCATTTATCTTTACCTACATCTAAGCGGCTTACGGTGATCACCTGCGGTGCGGCCAGCGCACTAACCGAACAGGTGAGTAACAGAAGAGTGAGAATACTTTTTTTCATTTTTTCGCCAGTTATTCAAAAAGGTTCAAGTGTCGCAAACACACTGACCGTTGCCAGCACCACAATGCCGAGAACCACTTCAGCTTGCGTCATCCGGATAAACGCCGCGCGCGCCTGAGCTTCCTGCACACGAAAACGCGGCACCAGCACATAGCGGTTTATCAGGGCAATCATCACCATCAGCAGCACCAGCGCGCATTTGACCAGCAGCAGCTGGCCATATGAACTGTGCCATGACAGCACCACGCCCTGAATAAGAAGCGCATTGATGATGCCGGAGAGTAAAACCCCTGCGACCGCCAGATGTCCGTAACGGGAGAAGCGCATCAGGCTATTTATTGCCGCCAGGCGACTGGGCGTTTTTACCCGCTGCATACAATACAGCACCGGCAGCAGACCGCCAAACCAGGCGGCGGCACACAGAAGATGAACAGCATAATTAAGCCGGGTAAACACCCCGGTCGCCCCCTCATGCATCGCTGCATGGCCGGTATTCGCCAGCAGCAGCAGTTGGGCGGTCACCAGCAGTAGCACCCGCCCCTGCTGATACATAAAGCCCAGCAGCAATGCTGCCAGCGCGAGAATAATCTGCCACAGCCAGACGCTACCAAATTGCGTTTCGCTTACCGCCAGCCAGATATCTGGCTGCCAAACGTCGTGCCAACCGCTGCCCATCATACCGCCCTGCACGGCAAACATCAGCAGCGCACTGAAAAACGCCAGCGCCAGCGCGCCACGCTGCATAGGCATAAAACGGCGCTGGAGCGCGGGGCGGATCGTCGGGTCGGCAAGCCAGTGTGCAAACGCGGTGCTGCCAAATACCAGCATCAGGGTCAGAAAGTGGATAAACCGCAGGCCAACGTAGCAAAGCGCGAGCATATTACTTCACGCTAAACCGGTAGCTGCCCTGGGTTTTATGTCCGTCAACGGAGACAACGTGCCACTCTACGGTATACTCACCGGGCGTGAGCGCCTGTTCAATAGGCGCAATCAGCTGCGTTTTATCGTTGTCGTTACGCTTTACCGCGCCGATTTTTACCGTCTGCTGCTGCGAGCCAGTTACCTTTACGCCGCTGAACTTGGGTTCAATGCCCTCGGAAAAATTGAGGGTCAGCGCCTGGGGAGCCGCAGTGACGCTCGCATCGGCGGCTGGATACTGATGTTTCAGGTGAGCATGCGCGAAAACTGCAGGCGAGGCAGCGAGAGAGGCCAACAGCAGTAGCGTGCGGCAGGAAGACTTAGCGGTAAAACCCATCGTTCTATTCCCTTTTGTTATGTCTATAGGACAAAGAATAACTCTGTATAATGGTGCAGTCGAGTCTGTACCGATACGGACTTGCCTTTCTGCAGCAGGCTTAGTACTTTTGCGCCGTTAAACCGGGAGGACCTATGAAAACCAATCTTGCACTTCTGCCTCAGGATGAGATGGACAAAGTTAACGTTGACCTGGCGGCCGCTGGCGTGGCCTTTAAAGAGCGCTACAATATGCCGGTTATCGCAGAGGTGGTGGAGCGCGAACAGCCCGCTCACCTGCGCGACTGGTTTCGCGAGCGGTTAATTGCTCATCGCCTGGCATCCGTGTCGCTTTCACGCCTGCCCTACGAACCTAAAATCAAATAATCGCCCCGGTAGCTGGAGAAGAGGATGTTACGCGTAATCGATACTGAAACCTGTGGCCTGCAGGGCGGCATCGTTGAAATTGCTTCGGTGGATGTCATCGACGGTCAGATTGTGAACCCGATGAGCCACCTTGTGCGTCCGGATCGCCCTATCAGCCATCAGGCGATGGCCATCCACCGCATCACCGAAGAGATGGTCGCCGGTCAGCCGTGGATCGAAGAGATACTGCCCCACTACCTGGGCAGCAGCTGGTACGTGGCGCACAACGCCAGTTTCGACCGCCGAGTGCTGCCGGAGATGCCCGGAGAGTGGATTTGCACCATGAAGCTGGCCCGTCGCCTGTGGCCGGGGATCCAGTACAGCAACATGGCGCTCTACAAGTCGCGTAAGCTGAACGTACAGACGCCGCCCGGACTGCATCATCACCGAGCGCTGTATGATTGCTATATCACCGCCGCGCTGCTGATTGACATCATGGAAACCTCAGGCTGGACGCCGGATCAAATGGCGACGATTACCGGTCGCCCTGCCCTGATGACGACCTTTACCTTTGGCAAATATCGCGGCAAAGCGGTATCCGAGATCGCCGACCGCGATCCGGGCTACCTGCGCTGGCTGTACAACAACCTGGAGCGCATGAGTCCCGAACTGCGGCTGACGTTAAAGCACTATCTCGACGAAAACTAGCTTTTCTTACCTGGCAGCGTGCCCTGTGCCAGTGCCACCAGGAAAGCGAACTCCAGCGCGACGCCCTCATAGGATTTAAAGCGGCCCGACTTCCCACCGTGGCCCGCGTCCATATCCGTACACAGCAGCAGCAGGTTATCGTCGGTTTTGGTTGCCCGCAGCTTCGCTACCCACTTGGCGGGCTCCCAGTACTGCACCTGGGAGTCATGCAGGCCGGTTGTCACCAGCAGGTGCGGATAGGCCTGGGCGCTCACGTTATCGTACGGGCTATAGCTTTTCATATAGTGATAGTAGATCTCGTCCTGCGGATTACCCCACTCCTCAAACTCACCCGTGGTTAACGGAATCGACTCATCCAGCATGGTGGTCACCACGTCCACAAAGGGCACCTGGGCGATCGCCCCATGGAACAGGCCTGGGCGCTCGTTAATCACCGTGCCGATCAGCATCCCGCCCGCGCTGCCGCCCATGCCGTAGCAGTAGCGTGTAGAGCCGTAGCCCTGCGCCAGCAGCGCATCACAGACGTCGATATAGTCGTTGAAGGTGTTTCTCTTTTTAAGAAACTTACCGTCCTCATACCAATGCTGGCCAAGCTCGCCGCCGCCGCGAATATGGGCGATCGCATAGACAAAGCCACGATCCAGCAGGCTCAGGCGGCTGCTGCTAAAGTCGGCATCGATGCTGGTGCCGTAGGAGCCATAGCCGTAGACCAGCAGCGGATTCTGTCCCTTACGGAAGTGTTTTTGGTTATAGACCAACGAGACGGGAACTTCTACGCCGTCGCGCGCCTTGATCCACAGATGTTCGCTGCGGTACTGGCTGGCATCAAAGCCATGGACCTCTGTCTGCTTGAGTACCCGCCGTTCACCGGTATCCATATCCAGCTCAAACAGCGTATCTGGCGTTGTCATAGAGGAGTAGCCGTAGCGCAGCCGGGAGGTTTCCGGCTCGGGATTATAGGCCAGCCAGGTCACATAGGCCGGATCGTCAAAGGCGATGCCGGTGACCTCGCGGGTTTTACGGTTGATCTGTCGCAGACT
Above is a genomic segment from Enterobacter sp. C2 containing:
- a CDS encoding YebW family protein, translating into MVALVLFICYLDGGCDDIVIDVYNTEQQCLVSMEEQRIRHGGCYPVEDFVDGFWRPAQEFSDF
- a CDS encoding DNA polymerase III subunit theta; this translates as MKTNLALLPQDEMDKVNVDLAAAGVAFKERYNMPVIAEVVEREQPAHLRDWFRERLIAHRLASVSLSRLPYEPKIK
- the exoX gene encoding exodeoxyribonuclease X encodes the protein MLRVIDTETCGLQGGIVEIASVDVIDGQIVNPMSHLVRPDRPISHQAMAIHRITEEMVAGQPWIEEILPHYLGSSWYVAHNASFDRRVLPEMPGEWICTMKLARRLWPGIQYSNMALYKSRKLNVQTPPGLHHHRALYDCYITAALLIDIMETSGWTPDQMATITGRPALMTTFTFGKYRGKAVSEIADRDPGYLRWLYNNLERMSPELRLTLKHYLDEN
- a CDS encoding PqiB family protein encodes the protein MSQETPASPTEARIKTKRRISPFWLLPVIALMIAGWLLWSSYEDRGNTITIDFVSADGIVAGRTPVRYQGVEVGTVQDIRLSENLNKIEVKASIKADMKDALRNDTQFWLVTPKASLAGISGLDALVGGNYIGMMPGKGEPQDHFTALDTQPKYRLSNGELMIHLHAPDLGSLSSGSLVYFRKIPVGRVYDYSINANKQGVTIDVLIERRFTSLVKKGSRFWNVSGVKADVGLSGAKVELESLASLVNGAIAFDSPEASKPAESDDEFGLYKDLAHSQRGVIVKLALPGGEGLKAGSTPLMYQGLEVGELTKLDLNPGGAVSGEMTVDPSVVNLLRANTRIEMRSPKLSLDNASVSSLLTGTTLELVPGEGEPRDNFVVLPADKTLLQEPGVVTLTLTAPESYGIDAGQPIVLHGVRIGQVLERNLSAKGVSFAVAIDPQYRELVQGDSKFVVNSRVDVKVGLDGIEFLAASANEWISGGIRILPGTKGEIKSTYPLFANVDKAIENSLSDLPTTTLTLTAEKLPDVQAGSVVLYRKFEVGEVINVRPRANAFDIQLHVKPEYQSLLTPNSVFWAEGGAKVQLNGSGLTVQASPLARAIKGAVSFDNLNGANASTRKGDKRILFPSETAARAVGGQIKLHAFDAGKLAPGMPIKYLGIDIGQVQDLELITERNEVQATAVLYPEYVNTFARSGTRFSVITPQISAAGVEHLDTILQPYINVEPGRGGTARREFELQEATIADSRYVDGLSIVVEAPEAGGLNIGTPVLFRGIEVGTVTGLTLGTLSDRVMVGLRISKRFEHLVRNNSVFWLASGYSLDFGLVGGVVKTGTFNQFIRGGIAFATPPGTPLAPKAQTGKHFLLQDSEPKEWRTWGTALPR
- a CDS encoding YebY family protein — its product is MKKSILTLLLLTCSVSALAAPQVITVSRLDVGKDKWAFNREEVMLTCRPGHALFAINPSTLVQYPLNDAAEQQVAKGENSGQPISTIQVDDPAKPGEKMSLAPFIERAETLC
- a CDS encoding YebV family protein; its protein translation is MTKTTVRIGQFEIDDAELQGNEPGERTLRIPCSSDPDLCMQLDAWDADTSIPALLNGEQSVLYREHYDQQTDTWIMRLG
- the yobA gene encoding CopC domain-containing protein YobA, coding for MGFTAKSSCRTLLLLASLAASPAVFAHAHLKHQYPAADASVTAAPQALTLNFSEGIEPKFSGVKVTGSQQQTVKIGAVKRNDNDKTQLIAPIEQALTPGEYTVEWHVVSVDGHKTQGSYRFSVK
- the ptrB gene encoding oligopeptidase B, which codes for MPPKAKTVPHVMTQHGDTRTDDYYWLRDDTRSDQDVLDYLHQENDYGRDVMASQQALQDRLLKEIVDRLPQREVSASYTRNGYRYRHVYEPGCEYAIYQRQSVLSSEWDEWQVLLDANKRAAHSEFYTLGGLAVSPDNKIMALAEDYLSRRQYGLRFRNLDTGNWYPEMLDNVTPDFVWINDSETLYYVRKHAKTLLPYQVWRHTIGTPACQDELVYEEKDETFYVTLHKTTSQHYVIIYLASATTSECLLLDAELPDAQPIMFLPRRKDHEYNLDHYQHTFYLRSNREGKNFGLYRTKVRNDKQWEVLIPPRDNIMLEGFTLFTDWLVVEERQRGLTSLRQINRKTREVTGIAFDDPAYVTWLAYNPEPETSRLRYGYSSMTTPDTLFELDMDTGERRVLKQTEVHGFDASQYRSEHLWIKARDGVEVPVSLVYNQKHFRKGQNPLLVYGYGSYGTSIDADFSSSRLSLLDRGFVYAIAHIRGGGELGQHWYEDGKFLKKRNTFNDYIDVCDALLAQGYGSTRYCYGMGGSAGGMLIGTVINERPGLFHGAIAQVPFVDVVTTMLDESIPLTTGEFEEWGNPQDEIYYHYMKSYSPYDNVSAQAYPHLLVTTGLHDSQVQYWEPAKWVAKLRATKTDDNLLLLCTDMDAGHGGKSGRFKSYEGVALEFAFLVALAQGTLPGKKS
- the copD gene encoding copper homeostasis membrane protein CopD, encoding MLALCYVGLRFIHFLTLMLVFGSTAFAHWLADPTIRPALQRRFMPMQRGALALAFFSALLMFAVQGGMMGSGWHDVWQPDIWLAVSETQFGSVWLWQIILALAALLLGFMYQQGRVLLLVTAQLLLLANTGHAAMHEGATGVFTRLNYAVHLLCAAAWFGGLLPVLYCMQRVKTPSRLAAINSLMRFSRYGHLAVAGVLLSGIINALLIQGVVLSWHSSYGQLLLVKCALVLLMVMIALINRYVLVPRFRVQEAQARAAFIRMTQAEVVLGIVVLATVSVFATLEPF
- the rsmF gene encoding 16S rRNA (cytosine(1407)-C(5))-methyltransferase RsmF, whose protein sequence is MAHNAVYLPEEFLAQMRLAMPTHLSFDDFIAACQRPLRRSIRVNTLKISVAAFLDLVAPYGWQLTPVPWCEEGFWIEREDEEALPLGSTAEHLSGLFYIQEASSMLPVSALFADGNQPQRVMDVAAAPGSKTTQIAARMDNTGAILANEFSASRVKVLHANISRCGIRNVALTHFDGRVFGAALPETFDAILLDAPCSGEGVVRKDPDALKNWSVASNLEIADTQRELIDSAFHALRPGGTLIYSTCTLNRDENEAICHWLKARYSDAVEFLPLGDLFADATQALTPDGFLHVFPQIFDCEGFFVARLRKTASVEPLPAPGYKMGKFPFSPVKGRESAQIIQAAAASGLHWDDTLRLWQRDKELWLFPEQIEALIGKVRFSRIGIKLAETHNKGYRWQHEAVIALAGTDNPLAFELDPAEAEEWYRGRDIYPQAAIAHDEVIVTFQGQPLGLAKKVGSRLKNSYPRELVRDGRLFGSKA
- a CDS encoding acyltransferase family protein; its protein translation is MLRSPVRRPEIDNIKGLLIVLTVLAHSMELVPPQPQLMHFYNFIYIFHMPAFLFLSGYLSRGGTEFNATKVVTQLFIPFLLFNGVYEIAWFLQTGAASKYLINFAPCWILWFVFSLMCLRLLSPIMIAFKGSLALAVAIGVISSLFVYNGFVLSLSRTLVFLPYYIAGCLVWRYTAGELPLKLPGFALPTAVLFLGFCFYIAPSLNIVALYGNAPLAGTGMPPDEIIAIRLGYYVLSSLAVITVCIVAARFNWLRKLGENALYIYLWHGLLLKFVISNDLSWLSNSVPLLLIELLAMAVIITLLFSRQVVARFTRALFDKLQQMLLKKHTSENAG